GCAAGGGCCATCATCCGAGAGGCCGGAAACGATGCAGCCACCCCAGAGGATGCTAGACATATTTTAAATCTTTGATATTTATTAGATAAATCGAAGCGCAAAAAAAAGACCGGAAACTCCGGTCTTTTTAACTGTTTTAGTGATTAACGATCTCTGCGTCTTTCCTGCTTTTTCTTGTCCCTGCATTCTTTGCATCTCTTTGGTTCATTGTCAAAACCCTTTTCTTTGTAAAATTCCTGTTCTCCAACAGTGAATACAAATTCGCTTCCGCAATCCTGACAAATAAGTGTTCTGTCTTCCATAATCTTTATTCCTCCATGTTTAAAAAAAAAGTTTCTAAATATTTAAAATATCGAAATGGGAGACGATGCAGATTGAAAATTTTTCCGTACAGATGCTAGGGACATTAGTTTCCGGTAGAGAACTTTCCATGGTCAGATCGAGCCAAAGCTATTTTAAATATTTGATAAGTTCATTATATAGTGGCGGAAAAGAAAAGTCCACAACTATTTCTGAATTCAGCGAAAAATACAACAAATTAATTAAAATGCTGGAGATGGTTTAATCGGAAGGCTCTA
The genomic region above belongs to Aminipila butyrica and contains:
- a CDS encoding zinc-ribbon domain-containing protein; the encoded protein is MEDRTLICQDCGSEFVFTVGEQEFYKEKGFDNEPKRCKECRDKKKQERRRDR